Proteins from a single region of Streptomyces sp. HUAS 15-9:
- a CDS encoding ATP-binding protein: MPGYEVTEPRLRCVLPFEAAPAEVRLLRRAAVSQLSRWGMPVAADEAELLVTELATNVVKHVGEGASATLILEWRGERLRLELHDKSRAMPLPNTADCDAECGRGLHLLAALALDWGTVLTAVGKAVWCEISISPGQACQRIVRAGEVLEGYQGPSRGAPLRGSGRDIGLEESAIELIADLLHWTAARGLDPDDVLDRAQMQYEAEVDAA, from the coding sequence ATGCCTGGCTACGAAGTCACCGAACCCCGACTCCGCTGTGTCCTGCCTTTTGAGGCGGCACCAGCAGAAGTGCGCCTGCTTCGGAGAGCCGCGGTATCGCAGCTGAGCCGGTGGGGCATGCCCGTGGCTGCTGACGAAGCGGAACTGCTTGTTACCGAACTGGCAACGAACGTCGTCAAGCACGTCGGCGAAGGCGCCTCAGCAACGCTGATCCTTGAGTGGCGCGGGGAGCGGCTGCGTCTCGAACTGCACGACAAGAGCCGGGCGATGCCGCTACCGAACACGGCGGACTGTGACGCGGAGTGCGGTCGTGGCCTGCACCTGCTCGCGGCGCTGGCACTGGACTGGGGCACAGTGTTGACTGCGGTGGGTAAGGCGGTCTGGTGTGAGATCTCGATCAGCCCAGGCCAGGCGTGCCAACGCATCGTGCGTGCCGGCGAGGTGCTTGAGGGCTATCAGGGGCCCAGCCGTGGTGCTCCGCTTCGGGGGAGCGGGCGAGACATTGGTCTCGAGGAGTCAGCGATCGAGCTGATCGCTGACCTGCTCCACTGGACAGCCGCTCGTGGACTCGACCCAGACGACGTCCTCGACCGTGCTCAAATGCAGTACGAAGCCGAAGTGGACGCGGCCTAG
- a CDS encoding helix-turn-helix domain-containing protein gives MSERTTTRRRQLGAMMRKLRARKGLTLEEAGRLVGVSKATVSRYETQAGPVKWLVIDALCREYEATDAERRAVVGIAKDAKQQGWWSSFADSIPESMNLLLTLEDEAVRESHFSCVYVPGLLQTRAYSTALQRANEVPLEEAEIERLVDIRMKRQEILTRPKPPRLWAILDESVIRRVVGSPQTMKEQLDRLLEANNSPHITLQVLPFSKGAHAAALGSFVIIGGPEPALDVVYVDFHAGSLFLEKDEELDRYRLAFEYLQAQALDMEASSALILRALKEL, from the coding sequence ATGTCCGAACGGACCACAACCCGCCGCCGCCAACTAGGCGCGATGATGCGCAAGTTGCGCGCCCGCAAGGGACTCACTCTTGAGGAGGCCGGGCGGCTGGTCGGTGTTTCCAAGGCTACGGTCAGCCGGTACGAGACTCAGGCCGGACCGGTCAAGTGGCTCGTCATCGATGCGTTGTGCCGTGAGTACGAGGCAACCGACGCCGAGCGCAGGGCCGTTGTTGGAATCGCCAAGGACGCCAAACAGCAAGGCTGGTGGAGCTCCTTCGCAGACTCCATTCCCGAAAGCATGAACCTGCTGCTCACTCTTGAGGACGAAGCGGTACGCGAGAGCCACTTCTCCTGCGTCTACGTCCCTGGCCTCTTGCAGACGCGTGCCTACAGCACTGCGCTGCAAAGGGCCAACGAAGTTCCGCTGGAAGAGGCGGAGATCGAGCGGCTGGTCGACATCCGCATGAAGCGGCAGGAGATCCTCACCCGCCCGAAGCCACCGCGCTTGTGGGCGATCCTCGACGAGTCCGTCATCCGCCGCGTCGTCGGGTCACCTCAGACCATGAAGGAGCAGCTCGATCGGCTGCTCGAAGCGAACAACTCCCCTCACATCACCCTCCAGGTACTGCCCTTCTCCAAGGGAGCCCATGCCGCCGCGCTCGGAAGCTTCGTCATCATCGGCGGCCCCGAGCCGGCCCTCGACGTGGTGTATGTCGACTTCCATGCAGGCTCCCTCTTCCTGGAGAAGGACGAGGAACTGGACCGATACAGACTTGCGTTCGAGTACCTTCAGGCACAAGCGTTGGACATGGAGGCTTCCTCCGCCCTGATCCTTCGCGCCCTC
- a CDS encoding DNA cytosine methyltransferase has translation MTGTDQGYTSIEICAGAGGQAIGLHLAGFRHLALVEIDKYAAATLRENIEVHPKWDWERDNCDVLCKDVVGFDPEHDLKKSAGLYRRGEVDLLAGGVPCPPFSHAGKQLGEDDERDLFPRILELAELIRPRAVMIENVRGLMDAKFDDYRSRIQASLEEMEPDDDGLPGYEVVGWKVYEAEKFGVPQLRPRSILVAIRKDVLKDLKYEAPAPSAQRVTVFDALEETMKERIKPFEGGPRAAEAQRVFEKWKDDAGKDVAPTLVGGSKKHGGADLGPSRAKKAWRALGVSGMGVANEPENGEPTGTENRDLFGADGPMLTVRQAAVIQGFPTEWDFKGGKTAQYRQVGNAFPPPVAQAIGESIIEVLKADRKRDTSR, from the coding sequence ATGACGGGGACTGACCAGGGCTACACGTCGATCGAGATCTGTGCCGGTGCTGGCGGACAGGCGATTGGACTGCACTTGGCCGGTTTCAGACACCTTGCTCTCGTCGAGATCGATAAGTACGCGGCGGCCACCTTGCGCGAAAACATCGAGGTACACCCTAAGTGGGACTGGGAGCGCGACAACTGCGATGTCCTCTGCAAAGACGTGGTTGGGTTTGATCCGGAGCATGACCTGAAGAAGAGTGCTGGTCTGTATCGGCGGGGTGAGGTTGACCTACTCGCCGGCGGCGTCCCGTGCCCACCTTTCTCTCACGCTGGCAAGCAGCTCGGCGAGGACGATGAACGTGATCTCTTCCCGCGCATCCTGGAGCTGGCCGAGCTCATCCGCCCCCGGGCAGTGATGATCGAGAACGTCCGTGGCCTCATGGATGCCAAGTTCGACGACTACAGGTCCCGAATCCAGGCCAGCCTCGAGGAGATGGAGCCTGACGACGACGGACTGCCCGGCTATGAGGTTGTGGGGTGGAAGGTTTACGAGGCGGAGAAGTTCGGTGTTCCGCAGCTTCGGCCCCGCTCCATCCTCGTCGCCATCCGGAAGGACGTCCTCAAGGATCTGAAGTATGAAGCTCCGGCACCCAGCGCCCAGAGGGTCACCGTCTTCGATGCGCTTGAGGAAACGATGAAGGAGCGCATCAAGCCGTTTGAGGGAGGGCCTCGGGCCGCCGAGGCACAGCGGGTGTTCGAGAAGTGGAAGGACGACGCTGGCAAGGACGTAGCTCCCACACTTGTCGGCGGCTCCAAGAAACACGGAGGCGCCGACCTCGGCCCTAGCAGGGCTAAGAAGGCATGGCGCGCGCTGGGGGTCTCGGGCATGGGCGTGGCCAACGAGCCAGAGAACGGTGAGCCGACCGGCACTGAAAACCGCGATCTGTTCGGTGCCGACGGTCCGATGCTCACTGTTCGACAGGCCGCGGTCATTCAGGGGTTTCCGACGGAGTGGGACTTTAAGGGGGGCAAGACAGCCCAGTACCGGCAGGTCGGGAACGCGTTTCCGCCTCCCGTCGCGCAGGCCATTGGCGAATCGATCATTGAGGTGCTCAAGGCCGACCGCAAGCGTGACACCAGTCGGTGA